In Flavobacterium sp. WV_118_3, one DNA window encodes the following:
- a CDS encoding TolC family protein: MKMTFNIKTDSILFKHTIHIIAILALIIKPINTTAQTNLSLKEVVETGIKNNLGIQASELESKMHNQLTRSAFEIPKTELSGTFGQINSNAKDKNFGVSQSFNPFQYGAKKKWLNENNVAGQLKVKATQQDITFNIRQAWNTMLFYTKQNQLLNQQNLLMEKFVRSASLKFQTGESNSLEKTIAIAKQQELQQLIKQNEAKLWVEKSKIKTLINRDSDFTPADTVFAPMVTLAVADSSRLKQNSNLQLAAQQIQIAEAAKKVEKSAFFPDITAGYAIQSITGTQEINGQSVDYDNALRFQTFSVGIAIPIFAGSTVAKTKAAQSNIEMQQKNAAYVESQLKSQFQQQFEELKTYQSLVDYYQGTALPNAKKISTNATKAYQNGDISYVEYVQSIETALTIRLNYSNAIHNYNQTAINIQYLIHQ; this comes from the coding sequence ATGAAGATGACATTCAATATAAAAACGGATAGTATTTTATTTAAACATACTATTCACATAATAGCTATTTTAGCATTAATTATCAAACCTATAAACACTACTGCACAAACAAATCTATCATTAAAAGAAGTGGTCGAAACGGGTATAAAAAACAACCTGGGCATTCAGGCTTCCGAACTGGAAAGCAAGATGCACAATCAGTTGACGCGTTCGGCTTTTGAGATTCCGAAAACCGAATTATCCGGTACGTTTGGACAGATTAATTCGAATGCTAAGGATAAAAATTTTGGCGTTTCCCAAAGCTTTAACCCGTTTCAATATGGTGCCAAAAAGAAATGGCTCAACGAAAACAATGTCGCCGGACAATTAAAAGTCAAAGCCACACAACAGGATATCACGTTTAACATCCGTCAGGCATGGAATACCATGTTGTTTTATACCAAACAAAACCAATTGCTGAACCAACAAAACCTATTGATGGAAAAATTTGTACGATCGGCTTCCCTAAAATTCCAAACAGGTGAAAGTAATTCACTCGAAAAGACCATTGCGATTGCCAAGCAACAGGAATTACAACAACTGATCAAACAAAACGAAGCCAAATTATGGGTGGAAAAGTCAAAAATCAAAACCCTGATCAACAGGGATTCCGACTTCACTCCTGCTGATACTGTTTTTGCTCCGATGGTGACATTGGCAGTAGCCGACAGTTCGCGATTAAAACAGAACAGCAACCTGCAATTGGCGGCGCAACAAATTCAGATTGCCGAAGCAGCCAAAAAGGTCGAAAAGTCCGCTTTTTTCCCGGATATTACCGCGGGCTATGCGATTCAATCCATTACTGGTACTCAGGAAATAAACGGACAAAGTGTAGACTATGACAATGCCTTGCGTTTTCAGACGTTTTCGGTAGGTATTGCTATTCCGATTTTTGCCGGTAGTACCGTTGCTAAAACCAAAGCCGCTCAAAGCAATATCGAAATGCAGCAAAAAAATGCCGCTTATGTCGAAAGTCAGTTAAAAAGTCAGTTCCAACAACAGTTTGAAGAATTAAAAACCTATCAGTCTCTGGTCGATTATTATCAGGGTACCGCTTTACCAAATGCTAAAAAAATCAGTACCAATGCGACAAAGGCCTATCAAAACGGTGATATTTCGTATGTAGAATACGTTCAAAGCATCGAAACCGCCTTAACCATCCGACTGAATTACAGCAATGCCATCCACAATTACAATCAAACTGCGATTAATATCCAGTATTTAATCCATCAATAA
- a CDS encoding DUF6660 family protein has product MKWLTVLLSFYFVLLASIPCADAATGHTHFRVQNETPVDHEGHSHEKQGDLCSPFCVCNCCGAQIMNYAPVIAFAVQPITPVITTPTPSYQSVFYSGYYGSIWQPPQLV; this is encoded by the coding sequence ATGAAATGGTTAACAGTCCTTTTATCGTTCTACTTTGTCCTGCTCGCCAGCATACCTTGTGCGGATGCAGCGACGGGTCATACCCATTTCCGGGTACAAAACGAAACACCTGTTGACCATGAAGGACATTCGCACGAAAAACAAGGCGATTTGTGTTCTCCATTTTGTGTATGCAACTGTTGCGGAGCGCAAATTATGAATTATGCTCCTGTAATTGCTTTCGCAGTACAACCAATCACTCCTGTAATTACAACACCTACACCAAGTTACCAGTCCGTATTCTATTCCGGTTACTATGGTAGTATCTGGCAACCCCCTCAATTGGTATAA
- a CDS encoding ATP-grasp domain-containing protein, translated as MIKKAYIQEYGNRKTEPEFEGVKKVLESRGIDCEFFTIKRLLRDQLQINRETFVVGDHISMSHIFKKRSTQLPSSYPESLRKYLKRNIWETTVRKLIMNGNDDLINVFVKPKSKAKLFTGFVIQSNYDLLNLQSLPKETELFCSPVVEWLSEFRVFVNESEIVGIKNYSGNETIQLNMDTVETAIKEFENSNERTSGYGIDFGILKNGETALVEWNDGFALGSYGLEKEIYTDLILKRWEEITQCDKLNS; from the coding sequence ATGATTAAAAAGGCTTATATTCAAGAATATGGGAATCGTAAAACGGAACCTGAATTTGAAGGGGTAAAAAAGGTTTTGGAATCAAGAGGGATTGACTGTGAGTTTTTTACGATCAAACGCCTTCTACGTGATCAGTTGCAGATTAATAGAGAAACTTTTGTAGTTGGTGATCACATCAGTATGTCACATATTTTCAAAAAACGAAGCACCCAGTTACCATCATCATATCCTGAAAGCCTAAGAAAATATCTAAAGAGAAATATTTGGGAAACGACTGTAAGAAAATTAATAATGAATGGTAACGATGATTTAATTAATGTTTTCGTGAAACCGAAATCTAAAGCCAAACTTTTCACCGGTTTTGTGATCCAATCGAATTATGATCTTCTCAATTTACAATCGCTTCCAAAAGAGACGGAATTATTCTGTTCACCTGTCGTAGAATGGCTTTCCGAATTTCGAGTTTTTGTTAATGAATCTGAAATAGTAGGGATAAAAAATTACAGTGGAAATGAAACTATCCAATTGAATATGGATACAGTAGAGACAGCTATTAAAGAGTTTGAAAATTCAAATGAAAGAACAAGTGGTTATGGAATTGATTTTGGAATTCTGAAAAACGGAGAAACTGCTTTGGTAGAGTGGAATGATGGTTTTGCGTTAGGTTCTTATGGTTTAGAAAAAGAAATTTATACGGATTTGATCTTGAAAAGATGGGAGGAAATTACACAATGTGATAAATTGAATTCATAA
- a CDS encoding phytanoyl-CoA dioxygenase family protein: MSTIFRNLMEYQILEQLWTRALYPEKANPESWNQELETLYRYGIGIEEVMRYLYFEKPELHQFYDWIASRHTDDRLQSETMTTDVLSEADLQFWETNGYVVVRNAISEEDCNATVRAIWEFLDRKPEDRDGWYRQHEGQRGLMLTFSDHPILNKNRSSERIRKAYEQLYGTDKIFKTIDKVSFNPPETDSYHFLGSPLHWDVSLKQPIPLGLQGLLYLTDCGPEDGAFHCVPGFHNEIGKWMSGLKEEENPREVALQTLEAIPVTGKAGDFVIWHQALPHCASANHGTKPRMVQYLTYFPEQYETASEWI, from the coding sequence TTGAGTACGATTTTTAGAAACCTTATGGAATATCAGATTTTAGAACAACTCTGGACGCGGGCTTTATATCCTGAAAAAGCCAATCCGGAAAGTTGGAATCAGGAATTGGAAACGCTTTACCGCTATGGTATCGGAATAGAAGAAGTCATGCGTTACCTGTATTTTGAAAAACCGGAATTGCATCAGTTTTACGATTGGATCGCAAGCCGTCATACCGATGACAGATTGCAATCGGAAACAATGACAACGGATGTTTTATCGGAAGCCGATTTGCAATTTTGGGAAACCAATGGTTATGTGGTTGTGCGAAATGCTATTTCGGAAGAAGATTGTAACGCCACCGTTCGCGCCATATGGGAATTTTTAGATCGAAAACCGGAAGATCGTGACGGTTGGTACCGACAGCATGAAGGACAAAGAGGCTTGATGCTGACTTTTTCCGATCATCCGATACTAAACAAAAACCGTAGTTCCGAACGTATTCGCAAAGCGTATGAACAATTATATGGCACGGATAAAATTTTTAAAACCATCGATAAAGTAAGCTTTAATCCGCCGGAAACCGATTCGTATCACTTTTTAGGAAGTCCGCTGCATTGGGATGTCAGCTTAAAACAACCGATTCCGCTTGGATTACAGGGCTTGTTGTATCTTACGGATTGCGGGCCGGAAGATGGTGCTTTTCATTGCGTACCCGGTTTTCATAACGAAATAGGCAAATGGATGTCAGGTTTAAAAGAAGAGGAGAACCCGCGGGAAGTTGCTTTACAAACTTTAGAAGCCATTCCGGTTACCGGAAAAGCAGGCGATTTTGTGATCTGGCATCAGGCTTTACCGCATTGTGCGAGTGCTAACCACGGAACAAAACCGCGAATGGTACAATATCTGACGTATTTCCCGGAGCAATACGAAACCGCATCGGAATGGATATAG
- a CDS encoding alanine dehydrogenase: MSLTPFTRQQLLPQEEKLEIAKQKGELFIGIPKEISYQERRICLTPDAVNSLTFHGHRVLIESGAGESSSFTDREYSEAGAEITKDRKKIFSCPMILKVEPPTIDEIHLMNPQTLVISAIQLKTQRKAYFEALAEKRVTALAFEFIRDEDGSYPAVKSLSEIAGTASVLIAAELMINQSFGKGLLLGNITGVRPTEVVILGAGTVAEYAARTAIGLGASVKVFDNSITKLRRLQNTLNQRIFTSTIQEKSLLKSLMRCDVAIGCMKGKNRAPIIVSETMVENMKRGAIIIDVSIDTGGCFETSEITTHEKPTFIKHNVVHYCVPNIPSRYSKTASMSISNIITPFLLQIAEDGGVESAIRCNRSLKNGIYFYHGILTNRSISDWFSIPYRDINLIVF; encoded by the coding sequence ATGTCATTGACCCCATTTACCAGACAACAATTACTTCCACAAGAAGAAAAGTTAGAAATCGCCAAACAAAAAGGTGAACTTTTTATCGGGATACCCAAAGAGATCTCTTACCAGGAACGAAGAATATGTCTGACACCGGATGCGGTTAATTCGCTGACATTTCACGGGCATCGCGTTTTGATTGAGTCCGGAGCAGGGGAGAGTTCCAGTTTTACGGATCGGGAATATAGCGAGGCGGGTGCGGAAATTACAAAAGATCGAAAAAAGATTTTTAGTTGTCCGATGATTTTAAAAGTAGAGCCACCTACGATAGATGAAATTCACCTGATGAATCCGCAAACACTGGTGATTTCGGCAATACAGCTTAAAACGCAACGCAAAGCTTATTTTGAAGCTTTGGCTGAAAAAAGAGTCACCGCACTGGCATTTGAATTTATCCGGGATGAAGACGGCTCGTATCCGGCGGTAAAATCGCTAAGTGAAATTGCCGGTACCGCATCGGTACTGATCGCGGCAGAGTTGATGATCAACCAATCATTTGGGAAAGGACTTTTACTGGGAAATATAACCGGCGTACGTCCCACAGAAGTTGTAATCCTTGGTGCGGGAACCGTAGCCGAATATGCAGCGCGGACAGCCATCGGATTAGGCGCTAGTGTAAAAGTATTTGACAATTCGATTACCAAACTACGCCGATTACAAAATACCTTAAACCAACGTATCTTTACGTCTACCATACAAGAAAAATCACTACTAAAATCTTTAATGCGTTGCGATGTAGCCATCGGATGTATGAAAGGGAAGAACCGCGCTCCGATTATCGTATCGGAAACGATGGTCGAAAATATGAAACGTGGTGCCATTATTATCGATGTCAGTATTGATACCGGTGGTTGCTTTGAAACGTCAGAAATCACCACGCACGAAAAGCCGACTTTTATCAAGCATAATGTGGTGCATTATTGTGTGCCGAATATACCATCGCGCTATTCCAAAACAGCTTCGATGTCGATTAGTAATATTATTACGCCGTTCCTGCTTCAAATTGCCGAAGATGGCGGTGTGGAAAGTGCGATCCGTTGCAATCGCTCGCTAAAGAACGGGATTTACTTTTATCACGGTATTCTGACCAACCGATCGATATCCGATTGGTTTTCGATTCCGTACCGCGATATCAACCTGATTGTTTTTTAG
- a CDS encoding CusA/CzcA family heavy metal efflux RND transporter: MLDKIIHFSINNKFIVGLFTLILVAVGGYSAYTLPIDALPDITNNQVQIITSSPTLATQEVEQFITYPIEQAVKPIPKIVELRSISRFGLSVVTVVFEESADIYWARAQISERLKEAENTIPRGVGSPEMAPVSTGLGEIYQYVVFPEKGYEEKYDATQLRTIQDWIIKPQLIGTKGVAEVNTLGGYLKQYEIAVQPDKLKSMNTTISEIFDALEVNNENTGGAYIDKKPYAYFIRGIGMVNGIDDINKIVVKNQNGIPILIRDVAQVRIGSSIRYGAVTKDGKGEEVSGMVMMLKGENSGQVVTRVKEKMEQIKKSLPEGVSIEPFMDRTQLVNKAISTVEKNLIEGALIVIFILVLLLGNWRAGLVVASVIPLSLLFAISMMRLFGVSGNLMSLGAIDFGLIVDGAVIIVEAIIHRLQVGRKGALTKQQMNEEVFQAASKIRSSAAFGEIIILIVYLPILALVGIEGKMFGPMAQTVSFAILGAFILSLTYVPMMSALVLKKETGHKKNISDTIIEKLYHFYAPILEKALRAKAVIIGVAVALFAAALLLFNTLGGEFIPTLDEGDIATHLIIASGSSLSQEVEATTKAEQILKAKFPEIKMIVTKIGSAEIPTDPMPIEAGDMIILLKDKDEWTSATTKEELMEKMEKALEDIPGATTEFSQPIQMRFNELMTGVRSDVAIKIFGEDIDMLVSKGDEVMQLIQGIPGVSDAKLERVAGLPQITVRYNKDKMALYGLKIGDLNKVIRMGFAGEAAGLVYEGEKRFDLVVRLESDSRQDISNLKALYITLPSGNQIPLEQVADINYEDGPMQISREDGKRRIVVGFNVRGTDVKSVVEKIQQKLDARLKLPDGYYVTYGGQFENLIEANKRLAVAVPVALAMIFILLYFTFKSVHQSILIFTAIPLAAIGGVFALWLRDMPFSISAGVGFIALFGVAVLNGIVLIGYFNQLKNEGMTNIYDRIREGTKVRLRPVIMTAAVASLGFLPMAISSSAGAEVQKPLATVVIGGLVTATLLTLIVLPILYLYFEKETPKNNTDNPENNAL, translated from the coding sequence ATGCTTGATAAAATAATTCATTTTAGTATCAACAATAAATTTATTGTTGGACTATTTACCCTTATATTAGTAGCGGTGGGTGGCTATTCGGCCTACACCCTCCCTATTGACGCTTTACCCGATATTACCAATAATCAGGTACAGATCATCACCAGTTCCCCTACACTGGCTACCCAGGAGGTCGAACAATTTATTACCTACCCGATCGAACAGGCGGTAAAACCGATTCCAAAAATCGTCGAATTGCGCTCCATCAGCCGCTTTGGACTGAGTGTTGTAACCGTTGTTTTTGAGGAAAGTGCCGATATTTACTGGGCGCGCGCTCAAATTTCGGAACGTCTTAAAGAAGCCGAAAACACCATCCCAAGAGGTGTCGGATCGCCCGAAATGGCTCCGGTGAGTACCGGTTTGGGTGAAATCTACCAATATGTGGTTTTCCCTGAAAAAGGTTATGAAGAAAAATACGATGCTACACAACTGCGTACCATTCAGGATTGGATCATCAAGCCACAATTAATCGGTACCAAAGGTGTCGCGGAAGTTAACACGCTTGGCGGTTACCTGAAACAATATGAAATTGCCGTTCAGCCCGACAAGCTGAAAAGTATGAATACCACCATTTCGGAGATATTCGATGCCCTCGAAGTCAACAATGAAAATACCGGCGGTGCTTATATCGACAAAAAACCGTATGCCTATTTTATCCGTGGTATCGGAATGGTAAACGGTATCGACGACATCAATAAAATCGTGGTTAAAAACCAAAATGGTATTCCAATCCTTATCCGCGATGTAGCCCAGGTCCGCATTGGCAGTAGTATTCGTTACGGCGCTGTGACCAAAGACGGCAAAGGCGAAGAAGTGAGCGGTATGGTGATGATGCTAAAAGGCGAAAACAGCGGTCAGGTGGTAACCCGTGTAAAGGAAAAAATGGAGCAGATTAAAAAATCGCTTCCTGAAGGTGTTTCAATCGAGCCCTTTATGGATCGTACCCAATTGGTCAATAAAGCGATCTCCACGGTAGAGAAAAACCTGATTGAAGGCGCCTTAATTGTAATTTTTATCCTGGTTTTACTACTCGGAAACTGGCGCGCCGGCCTGGTTGTCGCTTCGGTTATTCCACTTTCGTTACTATTTGCCATTTCGATGATGCGTTTGTTTGGCGTTAGCGGTAACCTGATGAGCCTTGGAGCGATCGATTTTGGACTAATTGTAGACGGAGCCGTCATTATAGTCGAAGCGATTATTCACCGATTGCAGGTAGGTCGTAAGGGCGCACTCACCAAACAACAGATGAACGAAGAAGTTTTTCAGGCGGCTTCCAAAATCCGTAGTAGCGCGGCTTTCGGGGAAATCATTATCCTGATTGTGTATTTACCGATCCTCGCCTTGGTTGGCATCGAAGGAAAAATGTTTGGACCAATGGCACAAACGGTATCTTTTGCCATTTTAGGAGCCTTCATTTTGTCATTAACCTATGTCCCAATGATGAGTGCACTCGTCCTTAAAAAAGAAACCGGACATAAAAAGAATATCAGCGATACGATTATTGAAAAACTATATCACTTTTATGCACCCATTTTAGAAAAAGCCTTACGTGCCAAAGCCGTTATTATCGGTGTGGCGGTTGCTTTATTTGCTGCGGCATTACTCCTTTTCAATACACTGGGCGGCGAATTTATTCCGACGTTAGACGAAGGTGATATCGCGACACATCTGATCATCGCTTCTGGAAGTTCGTTATCGCAGGAAGTCGAAGCGACTACCAAAGCCGAGCAGATTTTAAAAGCCAAATTCCCCGAAATCAAAATGATTGTAACGAAAATCGGTAGTGCCGAAATTCCAACCGATCCGATGCCGATAGAAGCCGGCGATATGATCATTCTTCTAAAAGACAAAGACGAATGGACTTCGGCTACGACTAAAGAAGAGCTGATGGAAAAAATGGAAAAGGCGTTGGAAGATATTCCGGGCGCAACAACCGAGTTTTCCCAACCGATTCAAATGCGTTTTAACGAGTTGATGACTGGCGTACGAAGCGATGTCGCCATTAAAATCTTTGGTGAAGATATCGATATGCTCGTTAGCAAAGGAGACGAAGTAATGCAGCTGATCCAGGGAATACCGGGCGTTTCGGATGCCAAACTGGAACGTGTGGCCGGTTTACCGCAAATTACTGTTCGCTACAATAAGGACAAAATGGCATTATACGGTTTAAAAATCGGTGATCTGAATAAAGTAATCCGAATGGGATTTGCCGGTGAAGCTGCCGGATTGGTCTATGAAGGTGAAAAACGCTTTGATCTTGTGGTACGTCTGGAAAGCGACAGTCGTCAGGATATTTCCAATTTAAAGGCTCTTTATATCACCTTGCCGTCCGGAAATCAGATTCCGCTGGAACAGGTTGCTGATATTAATTATGAGGATGGACCAATGCAAATTAGTCGTGAAGATGGTAAGCGTCGTATCGTGGTTGGTTTTAACGTACGTGGTACGGATGTCAAATCGGTCGTGGAAAAAATCCAGCAAAAACTTGATGCCCGACTTAAACTTCCGGATGGCTACTATGTGACCTATGGTGGTCAGTTTGAAAACCTTATTGAAGCCAATAAACGACTTGCAGTAGCCGTTCCGGTAGCATTAGCTATGATCTTTATTCTCTTATACTTTACTTTTAAATCAGTACACCAATCTATATTGATTTTCACAGCAATTCCATTGGCCGCAATCGGTGGTGTTTTTGCACTTTGGTTACGGGATATGCCTTTTAGTATTTCAGCCGGAGTGGGCTTTATCGCCCTATTTGGTGTCGCCGTACTCAACGGAATTGTACTGATCGGTTATTTTAACCAGTTAAAAAATGAAGGAATGACCAATATTTACGACCGGATTCGCGAAGGAACCAAAGTGCGACTACGACCGGTAATTATGACCGCAGCTGTGGCTTCATTAGGTTTTCTTCCGATGGCAATCAGTTCCAGTGCCGGTGCCGAAGTGCAAAAACCATTGGCAACCGTGGTTATTGGCGGATTGGTAACAGCAACCTTGCTAACCTTAATTGTACTTCCGATTTTGTATCTCTATTTTGAAAAAGAAACTCCAAAAAATAATACGGATAATCCGGAAAATAACGCGTTATGA
- the tsaE gene encoding tRNA (adenosine(37)-N6)-threonylcarbamoyltransferase complex ATPase subunit type 1 TsaE, which translates to MQRTFALEEIQDVARQILSQNLKKVVTFHAEMGVGKTTLIKALVSELGVRDMASSPTFSLVNEYEGHNGERIYHFDLYRLHTEEEAYDMGIDEYFYSGDWCFIEWPEKTPNLIPIDHAAIHIKLLPGGKRLLELRN; encoded by the coding sequence ATGCAAAGAACTTTCGCGCTGGAAGAGATTCAGGATGTGGCCCGACAAATCTTGTCACAAAACCTGAAAAAAGTAGTTACGTTTCATGCCGAAATGGGTGTGGGAAAAACGACATTGATCAAAGCTTTGGTCAGTGAATTAGGCGTGCGGGATATGGCGAGTAGCCCGACTTTTTCACTGGTTAACGAATACGAAGGTCACAATGGTGAACGCATTTATCATTTCGATCTGTATCGGTTGCATACCGAAGAGGAAGCGTACGATATGGGAATCGACGAATATTTCTATTCGGGTGACTGGTGTTTTATTGAATGGCCGGAAAAAACACCCAATCTGATTCCGATCGATCATGCGGCTATCCATATAAAATTACTACCAGGCGGTAAGCGGTTACTGGAACTGCGAAATTAG
- a CDS encoding bifunctional response regulator/alkaline phosphatase family protein: MSTIKILWVDDEIDLLKPHILFLEKKGYSVTTCNNGQDAIDIFDEENFDIVFLDENMPGLSGLETLSEIKEKKSAVPVIMITKSEEEYIMEEAIGSKIADYLIKPVNPNQILLSLKKNLDHSRLISEKTTLDYQKEFRKIAMDMAMVNSFEDWIDLYKRLVFWEMELENIEDQSMVEILESQKLEANSQFGKFIEKNYQSWFDPKADAPIMSHQLFKEMVVPEIRKKEAPILFVVIDNLRYDQWKAFEGVVNNHYKLEKEISYYSILPTATQYARNAIFSGLLPLDMEKMYPQYWKNDVDEGGKNLFEGEFLAEQLKRLRIDIKQEYYKITNFKDGKKLVDNFKTLKNNDLTTIVYNFVDMLSHAKTEMDVVKELASNDKAYRSLTLSWFRNSPLLEIIQQAQQLGFKLILTTDHGTINCKNPSKVIGDKNTSLNLRYKTGRSLTYEDKDVYAVKDPKKIGLPAINMSSSYIFAKNDLFLAYVNNYNHYVSYYRNTYQHGGISLEEMIIPLLIFNPK; this comes from the coding sequence ATGAGCACGATTAAAATACTTTGGGTAGATGACGAGATTGATTTGTTAAAGCCGCACATATTATTTCTGGAGAAAAAAGGATATAGCGTTACAACCTGTAACAACGGTCAGGATGCAATCGATATATTCGACGAAGAAAATTTCGATATTGTTTTTCTGGATGAGAACATGCCTGGTTTAAGCGGACTGGAGACGTTGTCCGAAATTAAAGAGAAAAAATCGGCGGTACCGGTGATTATGATCACGAAAAGTGAAGAAGAATATATCATGGAAGAAGCAATTGGTTCTAAGATAGCCGATTATCTGATCAAGCCGGTAAATCCAAATCAGATTTTATTAAGTCTTAAAAAAAACCTGGATCATTCCCGACTGATTTCCGAAAAAACGACGCTGGATTATCAGAAGGAATTCCGGAAAATTGCTATGGATATGGCGATGGTGAATTCTTTTGAAGATTGGATTGACCTGTACAAACGATTGGTGTTTTGGGAAATGGAACTCGAAAATATCGAAGACCAGAGTATGGTCGAAATTTTGGAAAGTCAGAAGTTGGAAGCCAATTCTCAATTCGGTAAATTTATCGAAAAGAACTACCAAAGTTGGTTTGATCCGAAAGCCGATGCGCCCATAATGTCCCATCAGTTATTTAAAGAAATGGTGGTGCCTGAAATCCGTAAAAAAGAAGCACCGATATTATTTGTGGTGATCGACAACTTACGTTATGATCAATGGAAAGCCTTTGAAGGCGTCGTAAACAATCATTATAAACTGGAAAAAGAGATTAGTTATTATTCGATTTTACCAACGGCAACACAATATGCCCGTAATGCGATATTCTCCGGATTATTGCCCTTGGATATGGAAAAAATGTATCCGCAATACTGGAAAAACGATGTGGACGAAGGCGGTAAAAATCTGTTCGAAGGCGAATTTTTAGCGGAACAGTTAAAACGACTGCGTATCGACATCAAACAGGAATACTATAAAATTACGAATTTTAAAGACGGTAAAAAGCTGGTCGATAACTTTAAGACCTTAAAAAATAATGATCTGACCACGATTGTCTACAATTTTGTGGATATGTTATCCCATGCGAAAACCGAAATGGATGTTGTAAAAGAGTTGGCATCGAACGACAAAGCCTATCGTTCGTTAACGCTGAGCTGGTTCCGAAATTCGCCGTTACTGGAAATTATACAGCAGGCGCAACAACTGGGATTTAAGTTGATATTAACCACCGACCACGGAACCATTAACTGTAAAAACCCATCGAAAGTAATTGGTGACAAAAATACAAGTTTGAACCTACGTTATAAAACCGGTCGAAGTCTGACGTATGAAGATAAAGATGTGTATGCGGTAAAAGATCCGAAGAAAATTGGTTTGCCGGCGATCAATATGAGTAGTTCGTATATTTTTGCCAAAAATGACCTGTTTTTGGCGTATGTAAACAATTATAATCATTATGTGAGTTACTACCGCAATACGTACCAACACGGGGGAATCTCGCTAGAGGAGATGATCATTCCATTGTTGATCTTTAATCCGAAATAA
- a CDS encoding DUF4258 domain-containing protein, which translates to MKFKFRLAYYLFGLLLGSMFLAFFFKEKKTEFCYLPNCRVLKDLRSKPITYSDATTAKFAENWVSLEDIKKTLQHGDVDFSKSNVPMDKGKLYIVEGRNAKNEDIIVEVINYSDRVVVKDVKKE; encoded by the coding sequence ATGAAATTCAAATTCCGTCTGGCGTATTATTTATTTGGTTTATTATTGGGATCGATGTTCCTGGCATTTTTCTTTAAAGAGAAAAAAACGGAGTTTTGCTATTTGCCCAACTGTCGGGTTTTAAAGGATCTGAGAAGTAAGCCGATTACGTATTCGGATGCAACCACGGCAAAATTTGCTGAAAATTGGGTGTCATTAGAGGATATTAAAAAGACCTTACAGCATGGAGATGTCGATTTTTCAAAAAGTAACGTTCCTATGGATAAAGGAAAGTTATATATTGTTGAAGGTAGAAATGCTAAGAATGAGGATATTATAGTAGAGGTGATCAATTATAGCGACAGGGTGGTCGTAAAAGATGTAAAAAAAGAGTAA